A region of the Desulfobacter postgatei 2ac9 genome:
CCAATGTGGGAAAATCCTCTTTGATCAACACCTTGATTAACCGCAAGGATATGGTCAAAACAAGCTCCCGGCCGGGATGCACCCAGCTGATTAACTTCTTTCTGATTAACGATGGTTTATCCCTGGTGGATCTTCCAGGATATGGATATGCCAAGGTATCAAAAAAAATTAGAGCACAATGGCAGCCTATGGTGGAAACCTATATGGGAACGCGAAAAAACCTGCTGGGGCTGATTCTGCTCATTGATATCCGCAGGGATCCCGGCAAAGAGGAACTTGAGATGGTCCGATGGCTTGAAACAAAACAGATACCCTGTCTTCTGGTGTTGACCAAAGCGGACAAATTGTCTAAAACCAAACAACTAAAGCAGTTTGATGCAGCCTGTACAGCATTTAACCGCGACCGGAACGGGATCGTTCTTTTTTCGGCTAAAACCCGCCAGGGTCGCCAAATCATATGGGATGAAATCCACAACCTCATTGACTGGTATCAGGAGGAGGAATAGATGTCTAATATCTCCCGTTCGGGGTTTGTGGGTATTATCGGCGCGCCCAACGCGGGTAAATCCACATTGCTCAATCAGGTTCTGGGTCAAAAAATTTCAATTACATCCAAAAAACCCCAGACCACCCGGGACCGGATCCTTGGTGTTGTGAATCGTCCCCATTCCCAGATCGTGTTCCTGGATACGCCCGGAATTCACAAAAGCACAACCCTGCTCAATCAAAGAATCGTTGCCCAGGCCATCCAGGCCATGGACGATGTGGATTTGATTCTTTTTATGGTGGATGCGGCATCCCGGAACTATGCGTCGGAAAAAATGATCGTAAAGCAGTTTGAAACCGT
Encoded here:
- the yihA gene encoding ribosome biogenesis GTP-binding protein YihA/YsxC; this encodes MKIRAVEFIKSAVKPAQYPEYDFPEIAFAGRSNVGKSSLINTLINRKDMVKTSSRPGCTQLINFFLINDGLSLVDLPGYGYAKVSKKIRAQWQPMVETYMGTRKNLLGLILLIDIRRDPGKEELEMVRWLETKQIPCLLVLTKADKLSKTKQLKQFDAACTAFNRDRNGIVLFSAKTRQGRQIIWDEIHNLIDWYQEEE